In Mesorhizobium sp. J428, the genomic window CTCGTGCGCGAGAAGGATCATGCGCTGGCCCGACTTCGCGAGGTCGACGCAGCCTTCGTGCGCGCCGCCGGCGCGACGTTGGACCCTGATGCGCGCCGGGTCGCGCTCGGCGACCTACGGTCCCGGCTTGAGGCACTCCAATCCCGCCTTTCCGCGATAGACGCGCGGCTCCTCGCCAATTTTCCGCAATATTTAGAGCTCGCAGGCGGTCCGCCCGTTCCGGCCGACCGGGTCATTGGCATGCTGGCCGACGATGAAGCTACTGGTTCTGCCGGTGGTCATGCAGAACAGCCTGGTCACATTCGCCTATGACAAGGACGGCGGGGTCTATTCCTGGGGCCGCAACCCGGACGAGGCGGCGGAGCTTCCGCGCATCGCGGCGACGCTGTTGTGCCAGGCATCCCGACGCCTCAACCCGTCCTGCGCCCGCACAACGGAAACGACGTCGAGCCAGGTATCCGACGCCGCGAGGGGTGTGGTCGCATTCGGCCGAACCCAGGATACGGACGAGTTCGATCTCGGGGCGGCACACAGGGCTTATTCGCTCCTCTTCCCCGGTGATGTTCCGGAGCTGATGGCGGGGAAGAAGCTGATCATCGCCCCGTCGCCTGAACTTCTCGGCTTTCCTTGGCACTTGCTTGTCACCCAACCGCCGCCCGAGGGATGGGCCGCTCCCGGCAAGGACCGTGCCGAAGCCTATCGCGAGGCTGCCTGGCTGTTCCAAGCGCATCCTTCGATTGCCGTCGTGCCGAGCGTCGCCGCGCTCGATGCCGCGCGGCGCTCCCGCAACGAGGCGGGCCGTAGACAGCCGCGCTATCTCGGCATCGCCGATCCGGTGATTGGGGCGACCGTGGCCGAGCGCGACGCCGCACCGCTCGACTGCGCTTCGCCGGAGACAGTTGCCCTCACGCGCGGAAAGCCCGTCGCTGTCGGAGCCAGGGCGGGCGCAGAGGCGGGGATACTGGCCGATGTGGACGCCCTGCGCCGGCAGCCTCGGCTGGCCGATAGCCGTTGCGAGGTGGAGGCGACGTCGAAATCGCTCACCGGACCGTCCGACCTCCTGCTGGGCGGGGAGGCGACGGAGGCCCGCATTAAGGCAATTGCCGCGACGGGTGGTCTCAAGGCCTACGACATCCTGCATTTCGCCACACACGGCTTGGTCGGAGGCGAACTCGGCCAGGCGGAGCCGGGCCTGCTGCTGACTCCGCCCGCGGCCGCCAGCGAAGACGACGACGGCGTGCTGACGGCGCAAGAGATTGCAGCACTCGATATAGATGCAGACTGGGTAATCCTGTCGGCCTGCAATACTGCGGCTGGTTCCCGGTCGGACGCCGAGGCGCTGGCCGGCCTGGCACGCTCCTTCTTCTATGCCGGCGCCCGCAGCCTGCTGGTCTCGTCCTGGCCGGTCTATTCGCAGGCGGCGACTCGCTTCACCACGAGCATGTTTGCGCTGCTGTCGGATCAGCCGTCCCTGACGAGAGGCGAGGCTGTGACCCTGACCATGCGGAAAATGCTGGCCCAATCCCATTCGCCCGAGACGGCGCATCCTGCCTATTGGGCGCCTTTCCTGCTGGTCGGCGACGCCGGCGGCTAGCCATGTCGCAAACGGTGCGTCGGCATGCCGCCGCAAGCTGGCAGCCAGGCACGAAACGTGTTAACGCCGCGGCCTGTCTCACCAAGGCACCAGGGGATTTTCTACATGGCGACTGTCACGACCGCTTTCTTTTCCGAGCCGCTGGAAGAGCGCGATCCGGAGATCTTCGGCGCGATTCGCAACGAGCTCGGTCGCCAGCGCCACGAGATCGAACTGATCGCTTCGGAGAACATCGTCAGCCGCGCCGTGCTGGAGGCGCAGGGCTCGGTGATGACGAACAAGTATGCGGAGGGATATCCGGGCAAGCGCTACTATGGCGGCTGCCAGTTCGTGGACGTCGCCGAGGAACTCGCGATCGAGCGGGCGAAAAAGCTGTTCGGCGCGAAGTTCGCTAATGTCCAGCCGAACTCCGGCAGCCAGATGAACCAGGCCGTGTTCCTTGGCTTGCTCCAACCGGGCGACACCTTCATGGGTCTCGACCTCAATTCGGGTGGCCATCTGACGCACGGCTCGCCGGTGAACATGTCGGGCAAGTGGTTCAACGTCGTCTCGTATGGCGTGCGCCGCGACGACCATCTGATCGACCTCGACGAGGTGGCGGAGATCGCCCGCAAGGCCAAGCCGAAGCTGATCATCGGCGGCGGCACGGCCTATTCCCGCATCTGGGA contains:
- a CDS encoding CHAT domain-containing protein encodes the protein MKLLVLPVVMQNSLVTFAYDKDGGVYSWGRNPDEAAELPRIAATLLCQASRRLNPSCARTTETTSSQVSDAARGVVAFGRTQDTDEFDLGAAHRAYSLLFPGDVPELMAGKKLIIAPSPELLGFPWHLLVTQPPPEGWAAPGKDRAEAYREAAWLFQAHPSIAVVPSVAALDAARRSRNEAGRRQPRYLGIADPVIGATVAERDAAPLDCASPETVALTRGKPVAVGARAGAEAGILADVDALRRQPRLADSRCEVEATSKSLTGPSDLLLGGEATEARIKAIAATGGLKAYDILHFATHGLVGGELGQAEPGLLLTPPAAASEDDDGVLTAQEIAALDIDADWVILSACNTAAGSRSDAEALAGLARSFFYAGARSLLVSSWPVYSQAATRFTTSMFALLSDQPSLTRGEAVTLTMRKMLAQSHSPETAHPAYWAPFLLVGDAGG